A portion of the Mytilus galloprovincialis chromosome 12, xbMytGall1.hap1.1, whole genome shotgun sequence genome contains these proteins:
- the LOC143053909 gene encoding glutamate receptor ionotropic, kainate 1-like isoform X1: MIFRIITIFLLLDLFCVAIHVKIGVIVDEDSESRVLQHTLTLPCAVFMNRECDFTAVVLWKTMNNISLFDIAISGSQLFQEGAIFVFIIGKDWQKYTLVDWVLPLYGLGDLMPSSLTSGGNSSYFCPEMPSQQSQYSSVEGVTHSNVYDNNYAEIMMLILQKLKWSNAILIYDDNTEFIVSGKDRHQMDGIFLSTYKISSENSSEDIYKFLKDIYNTMESQLSVVVVGDTKMMERLMTEVNTFDDKRVRETSMTYHSRWFLFHVDNTPLTDVHFLSNLNNVAVVNLPLNRMTLDMPTYLTLQFIIENLSTNDEVIEALYHADELGQSCLNGTLITKVQNEIRNISHQARKAYAEIVRFPIMTLKFRKSGRQWINVGQVSLNGSIGLHSDIFPNVRYGFNGKLFIVSTIELFPFEYVENGTWKGLCIDLLNELSRDLNFTYQIVTSPDGEWGRFVNKSWTGMIGQLERREVDLTVTPLSIQEERERVMDFTMGFFVDTLLIIMKKPDPNKTKWLRLVKPLRWEVMLLTGFLVPIISTFLFLAEKINPYYKHDLKIAALPEFLWYCFGCVFMQGGSNLPDSQTGRSILSCWWFFCIILSATYCGNLIAYLTVPIEKLPFNSPAAMPEQKEYEWGTMGGTYFQMFFEHSDNPTNQAVWQGIVAFNQTDKRVLSNSEKDHMQKVKEGQYAYIAEKSYLEAVVSEDCDLGMTKEEILTLQYGVGLSNNSPYTKIFSDSILYILESGLIQIWKQKHWPKQNFCAGSLLTEAKPIMWIDIQIAFYFLGGGVFLGVIVLFGEQIIRKYKELKTRLRGGTISKSDFQEENGVSTNP; the protein is encoded by the exons GTGTTATTGTAGATGAGGATTCAGAAAGTAGAGTCTTGCAACATACACTGACACTGCCATGCGCAGTGTTCATGAATAGAGAATGTGATTTTACTGCGGTAGTTTTATGGAAAACGATGAATAACATTTCATTGTTTGATATTGCAATTTCAG GTTCACAACTCTTTCAAGAGGGCGCCATTTTTGTATTCATTATTGGAAAAGATTGGCAAAAATATACGTTAGTTGACTGGGTCCTGCCCTTGTATGGGCTAGGTGATTTAATGCCAAGTTCACTTACTTCTGGAGGAAACAGTTCTTACTTCTGCCCGGAGATGCCTTCACAACAAAGTCAATATTCTTCAGTGGAAGGAGTCACTCATTCAAATGTTTACGATAACAATTATGCTGAAATAATGATGTTAATTTTACAGAAACTAAAATGGAGTAATGCAATTCTAATTTATGATGACAATACAG AATTCATTGTCAGTGGTAAAGACAGACATCAGATGGATGGGATCTTCTTAAGCACGTACAAAATAAGCAGCGAGAATAGCTCCGAAGACATTTACaagtttttaaaagatatttataatACTATGGAATCACAGTTGTCTGTTGTGGTCGTTGGTGACACGAAAATGATGGAACGATTGATGACAGAG GTTAACACGTTTGATGATAAACGTGTCAGAGAAACATCAATGACGTATCATTCACGATGGTTTCTATTTCATGTTGACAATACACCTCTGACTGATGTTCACTTCTTGTCTAATCTCAACAATGTTGCTGTTGTCAATTTACCTTTGAATAGAATGACATTGGATATGCCAACCTATTTG ACATTACAGTTTATCATAGAGAACCTGTCTACAAACGACGAAGTTATAGAAGCTTTATATCATGCAGATGAGCTAGGTCAAAGTTGCCTTAATGGAACACTAATTACTAAAGTGCAGAATGAAATTAGAAATATTTCACATCAG GCTAGAAAAGCGTATGCTGAAATCGTTCGTTTTCCCATTATGACGTTAAAATTCCGTAAATCTGGGCGTCAATGGATTAATGTAGGACAAGTATCGTTAAATGGTAGCATTGGTTTACACTCTGACATATTCCCAAATGTCCGTTATGGATTTAATGGTAAACTGTTCATCGTGTCTACAATTGAG CTCTTTCCTTTTGAGTATGTTGAAAATGGAACATGGAAAGGTCTTTGCATAGACTTGCTTAATGAATTAAGCAGAGATCTAAATTTCAC GTATCAGATAGTCACAAGTCCAGATGGCGAATGGGGAAGATTTGTAAACAAGTCATGGACTGGAATGATTGGTCAATTGGAGAGAAGA GAAGTTGATTTAACTGTTACGCCATTGTCAATACAAGAAGAGAGAGAAAGAGTGATGGATTTTACAATGGGATTTTTCGTCGATACGTTACTTATAATCATGAAAAAACCTGATCCgaataaaacaaaatggctgcGGTTAGTTAAGCCTCTTCGTTGGGAGGTCATGTTATTGACTGGATTCTTGGTCCCGATAATATCAACTTTCTTATTTTTGGCTGAAAAAATCAATCCATATTACAAACATGATTTGAAGATTGCAGCATTGCCTGAATTTTTATGGTATTGTTTCGGATGTGTTTTTATGCAAG gAGGATCGAACCTTCCTGACTCACAAACAGGCAGATCAATTCTTTCCTGTTGGTGGTTCTTTTGTATTATATTGTCAGCGACTTATTGTGGCAACTTAATAGCATATTTGACGGTTCCTATAGAAAAACTGCCGTTTAACTCACCTGCAGCTATGCCTGAACAGAAAGAGTATGAATGGGGAACAATGGGTGGAACATATTTTCAAATGTTCTTTGag CATTCAGATAATCCAACAAATCAGGCTGTGTGGCAAGGAATAGTCGCTTTTAACCAAACTGATAAAAGAGTGCTTAGCAACAGCGAAAAAGACCATATGCAGAAGGTCAAAGAAGGTCAATATGCTTATATCGCTGAAAAGTCCTACTTGGAGGCAGTAGTTAGTGAAGATTGTGATTTAGGAATGACCAAGGAGGAAATACTGACCCTTCAGTATGGTGTTGGTCTTTCAAATAATTCACCATATACGAAAATATTTTCTGATTC GATTTTGTATATTCTTGAGTCTGGGTTGATACAGATATGGAAACAAAAACACTGGCCGAAACAGAATTTTTGTGCTGGCTCTTTATTGACAGAAGCGAAACCTATTATGTGGATAGATATACAAATAGCATTTTATTTCCTGGGTGGTGGAGTATTTCTAGGTGTTATTGTGTTATTTGGGGAACAAATTATCCGAAAATACAAAGAGTTGAAGACGAGACTAAGGGGTGGAACCATTTCGAAAAGTGACTTTCAAGAAGAAAACGGTGTATCAACTAATCCATAG
- the LOC143053909 gene encoding glutamate receptor U1-like isoform X2 produces the protein MVLKGNPYSGSQLFQEGAIFVFIIGKDWQKYTLVDWVLPLYGLGDLMPSSLTSGGNSSYFCPEMPSQQSQYSSVEGVTHSNVYDNNYAEIMMLILQKLKWSNAILIYDDNTEFIVSGKDRHQMDGIFLSTYKISSENSSEDIYKFLKDIYNTMESQLSVVVVGDTKMMERLMTEVNTFDDKRVRETSMTYHSRWFLFHVDNTPLTDVHFLSNLNNVAVVNLPLNRMTLDMPTYLTLQFIIENLSTNDEVIEALYHADELGQSCLNGTLITKVQNEIRNISHQARKAYAEIVRFPIMTLKFRKSGRQWINVGQVSLNGSIGLHSDIFPNVRYGFNGKLFIVSTIELFPFEYVENGTWKGLCIDLLNELSRDLNFTYQIVTSPDGEWGRFVNKSWTGMIGQLERREVDLTVTPLSIQEERERVMDFTMGFFVDTLLIIMKKPDPNKTKWLRLVKPLRWEVMLLTGFLVPIISTFLFLAEKINPYYKHDLKIAALPEFLWYCFGCVFMQGGSNLPDSQTGRSILSCWWFFCIILSATYCGNLIAYLTVPIEKLPFNSPAAMPEQKEYEWGTMGGTYFQMFFEHSDNPTNQAVWQGIVAFNQTDKRVLSNSEKDHMQKVKEGQYAYIAEKSYLEAVVSEDCDLGMTKEEILTLQYGVGLSNNSPYTKIFSDSILYILESGLIQIWKQKHWPKQNFCAGSLLTEAKPIMWIDIQIAFYFLGGGVFLGVIVLFGEQIIRKYKELKTRLRGGTISKSDFQEENGVSTNP, from the exons ATGGTTTTAAAAGGAAATCCTTATTcag GTTCACAACTCTTTCAAGAGGGCGCCATTTTTGTATTCATTATTGGAAAAGATTGGCAAAAATATACGTTAGTTGACTGGGTCCTGCCCTTGTATGGGCTAGGTGATTTAATGCCAAGTTCACTTACTTCTGGAGGAAACAGTTCTTACTTCTGCCCGGAGATGCCTTCACAACAAAGTCAATATTCTTCAGTGGAAGGAGTCACTCATTCAAATGTTTACGATAACAATTATGCTGAAATAATGATGTTAATTTTACAGAAACTAAAATGGAGTAATGCAATTCTAATTTATGATGACAATACAG AATTCATTGTCAGTGGTAAAGACAGACATCAGATGGATGGGATCTTCTTAAGCACGTACAAAATAAGCAGCGAGAATAGCTCCGAAGACATTTACaagtttttaaaagatatttataatACTATGGAATCACAGTTGTCTGTTGTGGTCGTTGGTGACACGAAAATGATGGAACGATTGATGACAGAG GTTAACACGTTTGATGATAAACGTGTCAGAGAAACATCAATGACGTATCATTCACGATGGTTTCTATTTCATGTTGACAATACACCTCTGACTGATGTTCACTTCTTGTCTAATCTCAACAATGTTGCTGTTGTCAATTTACCTTTGAATAGAATGACATTGGATATGCCAACCTATTTG ACATTACAGTTTATCATAGAGAACCTGTCTACAAACGACGAAGTTATAGAAGCTTTATATCATGCAGATGAGCTAGGTCAAAGTTGCCTTAATGGAACACTAATTACTAAAGTGCAGAATGAAATTAGAAATATTTCACATCAG GCTAGAAAAGCGTATGCTGAAATCGTTCGTTTTCCCATTATGACGTTAAAATTCCGTAAATCTGGGCGTCAATGGATTAATGTAGGACAAGTATCGTTAAATGGTAGCATTGGTTTACACTCTGACATATTCCCAAATGTCCGTTATGGATTTAATGGTAAACTGTTCATCGTGTCTACAATTGAG CTCTTTCCTTTTGAGTATGTTGAAAATGGAACATGGAAAGGTCTTTGCATAGACTTGCTTAATGAATTAAGCAGAGATCTAAATTTCAC GTATCAGATAGTCACAAGTCCAGATGGCGAATGGGGAAGATTTGTAAACAAGTCATGGACTGGAATGATTGGTCAATTGGAGAGAAGA GAAGTTGATTTAACTGTTACGCCATTGTCAATACAAGAAGAGAGAGAAAGAGTGATGGATTTTACAATGGGATTTTTCGTCGATACGTTACTTATAATCATGAAAAAACCTGATCCgaataaaacaaaatggctgcGGTTAGTTAAGCCTCTTCGTTGGGAGGTCATGTTATTGACTGGATTCTTGGTCCCGATAATATCAACTTTCTTATTTTTGGCTGAAAAAATCAATCCATATTACAAACATGATTTGAAGATTGCAGCATTGCCTGAATTTTTATGGTATTGTTTCGGATGTGTTTTTATGCAAG gAGGATCGAACCTTCCTGACTCACAAACAGGCAGATCAATTCTTTCCTGTTGGTGGTTCTTTTGTATTATATTGTCAGCGACTTATTGTGGCAACTTAATAGCATATTTGACGGTTCCTATAGAAAAACTGCCGTTTAACTCACCTGCAGCTATGCCTGAACAGAAAGAGTATGAATGGGGAACAATGGGTGGAACATATTTTCAAATGTTCTTTGag CATTCAGATAATCCAACAAATCAGGCTGTGTGGCAAGGAATAGTCGCTTTTAACCAAACTGATAAAAGAGTGCTTAGCAACAGCGAAAAAGACCATATGCAGAAGGTCAAAGAAGGTCAATATGCTTATATCGCTGAAAAGTCCTACTTGGAGGCAGTAGTTAGTGAAGATTGTGATTTAGGAATGACCAAGGAGGAAATACTGACCCTTCAGTATGGTGTTGGTCTTTCAAATAATTCACCATATACGAAAATATTTTCTGATTC GATTTTGTATATTCTTGAGTCTGGGTTGATACAGATATGGAAACAAAAACACTGGCCGAAACAGAATTTTTGTGCTGGCTCTTTATTGACAGAAGCGAAACCTATTATGTGGATAGATATACAAATAGCATTTTATTTCCTGGGTGGTGGAGTATTTCTAGGTGTTATTGTGTTATTTGGGGAACAAATTATCCGAAAATACAAAGAGTTGAAGACGAGACTAAGGGGTGGAACCATTTCGAAAAGTGACTTTCAAGAAGAAAACGGTGTATCAACTAATCCATAG